Sequence from the Methanosarcina siciliae T4/M genome:
TTATCTGCGACCAGGTCTTTGAAGCCGGCGCCGATGCGGTAATCGCACAGGGTTTTACAGGCAGGGACAGTCTTGATGCCTGCGTTGAAATTGCTTCCGAATACAGAAAGGACGTCTTCGTTGTAAGCGAAATGAGCCATCCTGGCGGCGCCGATTTTATGCAGCCGGTGGCAGAAGCAATTGCAAAGATGGCGCTTGAAGCCGGAGCCTTCGGACTTGTCGCCCCCGCTACCCGTCCCGAAAGGGTGAAGAAAATCAGGAAGATCATCGGGGATAAACTTACCATCATCTCCCCCGGCGTAGGTGCCCAGGGCGGAAGAGCCTCGGACGTGATCGCTGCCGGCGCAGACTGGGTGATCGTAGGCAGGAGCATCTATAAGGCAAAATTCCCAAAAGAAGCTGCCAGGCAGATTGCCGAGGAAATTCAGGATGAGATCCGTGGAGAATACTGACGAATATTTTTCTCTGAAAGGGCAGCTTTTTTAAAATACGCTCCTAATCTCAATTACGTGCCTGTGATGAAAAATCTGGCTGATTCCATGATGAGCCCTATGAGTTCTGAGGCACGAAATTGAACATTTCCTTTGTTCTGAATACTTTCTCATTTCCGAATTTTCTGTTTTGATACGCGGATCATATAGTAGTTATGTAACAGTGACTTTGCTAAACCTCCACCTTGCAATCAAAAACATTATTCCTGCAAAAGCAAGCAGGGCAAGATAGGAAATAAAGACCTCTTCAGGCGTGTAAGTATAACGGATTCCTATTGCAGAAAAGTCGCTCCCTATTGCAAAATACCTGATCCCGCTGACAAGATGCGTGAGCGGGTTGATTATGGACAGGACGCGAAGCACGGGCGGAAAAGAGTTTACTGGATAAAGGGCATTGCTTGTGAAAAAGAAAGGCATGGTGAGCAGGGTTATTACTGCCTGCATCCCTTCGGGGCTCTCCATGGTTATTGCGATTGCAGCCGAAAGGAAAAGAAACCCGAGAGAAAACGTGCCCACAAAAACCATTATCCCGATAAGGGAGTAAACGATCTGTATCGGGGTATATCCTTCAAAAAACCGGACTCCGAGCAAAAGCCCGAACCCCATGATCACAGCTGCCTGGATAAAAGATTTTGTCATGCCTGAAAGCCCTATCCCTATGATCACATGGATTCTCGGAATCGGACTTGAAAGCGTTTCGCGCATGAGCCCCCAGTTCTTGTCGAAAAGCAACACGGTTCCTCCGAACAGGCTCGTAAAAAGTGTGGTCATTGCAATAACACCTGCTCCTATGAAGGTCAGGTAGCCAACAGTCCTGACACTGGGGTCTACAGGCAGTGTCGAGGTCAACCTTTCAAAGTTGTTTGACATTGCAATCCCGAAAAAGGCAAGCCAGAGAGCGGGCTGGACAAGAGAGGCAAAGAGGAGGGTCCTGAACCGGACAAACCTCAGCATGTCCCGCCAGTAGATGGTAAGAAACCCGGTATTCATCTTTTAACGCCCCCCTGCCCTAACCCTAAGGCTTACCACCGACCCCTTTCCTGCTCCGCTGTCCCTTAATTCCCTTCCTGTATAGTGGACAAAAACATCGTCCATTGAAGGCTTTTTAAGGTTTACTGCCCTGATCCTGATCCCCCCGCTTCGAAGCCTGTCCATGATCTCGGGCAGCAGGTATGTCCCGTCCGTATTGACCATGAGAACTATCCCTTTTGCTTTTTCCCTTATCCCTCTCACACTGTCGAGCTGCCTGAGAGACACTGTAGCTCCCATATTGTCACTGGTTTCCAGATAAATTAAGTCCTCTCCAAGCGCATTTTTTAATTCCCAGGATTTGCCTGTGACGATAATTTTCCCGTGGTCTATGATGCTTATCCTGTCGCTGAGCTGGTCGGCTTCGTCCATATAATGGGTTGTCAGGAAAATGGTTGTGCCCTCTCGGTTTATATCCTTCACATATTCCCAGATCCTTATCCTCGTCTGAGGGTCAAGTCCGATGGTTGGCTCGTCCATGAAAAGCACTTTCGGACGGGTCATGAGCCCTCTAGCAATCTCAAGCCTGCGTTTCATTCCCCCGCTGAGGTGTCTTGTGAGAGTGTCCCGCTTCCCTTCGAGCTCGACCAGTTTGATCAATTCCTCAATCCTTTCCTGCCTTGCAGCTTTCGGCATGGAATAGAGTCTTCCGTGATACTCCAGAATCTCCCTCACAGTCATATCCCGGTCAAGGGTAAGTTCCTGAAAAACAATTCCTATGGATTCCCTAACCTTTTCAGGCTCTGTTTTCAAATCAAAGCCTGCAACCATTGCTCTTCCTTTCTGAACAGGCAGGAGAGTGGTAAGGACATTGATTACGGTACTTTTTCCCGCCCCGTTTGGTCCGAGAAATGAGAAGATCTCTCCTTCTTTGACCGTAAAACTGATCTTATCGACTGCCTTTACCTCACCGAAAAAATACTCAAGGTCATTTACCTCTATAATATTGTTTTCCAGAACAGGTACCCCGCTTCCCCTTTACTTTAAAAGGATTGAACCTTTAATGATAAATATGTATTTTGCGCCAGCAGAGTTGCGGCTCTGCAGTGCGCAGTCTGTTTCGGTAGAGTTGCAGCTCTGCAGTGCACAGTCTGTTTCGCTCGTATATAAGGTAGTTGCAGCATTTTTTATTGCTGCAATTTCATAAAAACGATACGTAGGCTGGGAGGGTAGTTTGCTTCGCTTACGGCACTGTCCGGCTTGATGAGACTGCCACCCTCGCTCCTACGGCTCTCTGGCAATTTAACATGTTACAGATCTGTTCAGAAAGGACAGATTCTGGCGATTTTTACGAGCTTACTGACCGTTGAGAGCAGAGGAATATTTGGTTCCCGGCCTATAAAATATATTGGGGATTGGGGATGACGTATCTAAACATTGGCATAGATGTGGCCAAGAATTCACATCAGGCTTGTCTCGTAGATGAGCATGGAAAGCAAATTGGAAAATATATTCGGCTTGAAAATTCAAGATCCAGTATTGAGAGTTTCAGGGAAATTGTCGAAGCCATAGCAATAAAAATGAATGCAATTCCCAGGATAGGGATGGAAGCGACCGGGATTTACTGGTATCCGATATACAATGCATTATCTGATTGGTATGAAATGAACCTTTACAACCCTTCGCAGATACGAGGGTTTGCCCAGGTCAACATAAGGGGAACAAAAACAGATAAAATAGACGCTAAAACAATAGCAAACATGATGAGATTTGGAGAGGCACCAAAGACCAGTTTTGAAGATAAAAACAGAATGGAAATCAAAGAATATAGCAGGTTCCACTTCAAATTAAAGTCAGAGCTAATCAATCTGAAGAGACGCTTTTTACGAAATGTGCATGTGATTTAACAGATCAAGGAAACAGAAAATAGGATTATGGAGATTTGGGGAAGAGTAAAGGACAAACATTATCTTCAAACAATTCCAGGAATTACCGAATTAAAGGCAGCTATGATCTGGGGAGAAATAGGGGAGGTTGAGAATTTTAAGCATCCAGATCAATTAGCAGCTTTTTCAGGCTTTGATCCTAAAGTTAAGAAATCAGGACAGAAGGAGGTCATCTCAGGACCGAATAAAAGGGGATCAAGAGTGCTGAGGTGCCTGATAGGCAGAGCTGTGGTGGATTCAAGGAGAGTAAATCCTGTAATTGGAGAGTATTTTGATAAAAAAATCAGTGAAGGAAAACATTACAATACTGCAAGATGTGCAGCAGCTAAAAAGCTTATAAGGATAATATGGTCGGTGGAGAAGAATAAAAGACCGTTTCAGATCCCGGAATAAGGCAATTCAAAGATGAATGAATAGTAGATTAAAAAAGAGTTGCTAAGGACATAGAGTTGGGGTAATTGAGGGGAATAGAAAAACGAAGAATTAGTTGAACAAAGAAACAGTATTAGCTGTATTCACGGGAATTTTTACGCGCATAGCGCGGCTTTTCAAAAAATGAATGTGAAAAAGAATTGAAGAGTAGTTTTCTCAAACTGAAACCTTATATAACATGTCTCCGCTCAAGCAGACTACTTTATAGTAGAGTCGGGAGTTGCGTTCAAGATGACTAACTTAAAAACAATAGTAAAATAAAAAGACGCAGGAAAGCGGTCTTCTCAAACAGGTCAAACAGGCAAAGTTGCTGTCTAATCTCCTTTCCATTTGGCAAATAGTTCTTTTCATGAGCCTGGCTGGATGAAAGCCGCAAAATTATTTGCTGAGGGCAAAAATAAATTTAACAGATCAGCAGGATAAACTGTACATAACTGATGAGTCCGGTTATCCGAGCTTCAATTTTCAGAACTACAGGCAGATTGTCAATAACCAAAAAATAATCTCGGGAGAACTATAATACGGATTACGAACAGATTTTGAAGACGCGTAGTTACAAAATTGAAAAAGGATACCCTCACCCTCCTGGGGCGACGTGTGACGAAGAGGGAGTTAATTTTTCAATTTATTCTGAACATGCCGATTATGTTGAGCTCCTGCTTTTCGATAAACATGATGATCTGGAACCTGTACTTGTCCTTTCCACAAATAGAGTCGAAGAACTTACCCGGCCCGGAAAAGTTGAGAGTACAGTGGAAACTTCAAAGGGAATTGAAACTTCAAAGGGAATTGAAACTTCGCAGGAAATCGAAACCGCTGAGGCTCCAGGTATTGCCCTTAACAAAACTTTTCACTTCTGGCATGTATATATACGCGGCCTTAAGCCCGGAGTCCACTATGCCTACAGGATCGGCGGGCCTTTTGATCCATCAGGAGGGTACCGTTTTGATGGGGGGAAAGTCCTGATCGATCCTTACTCGCGGGGAAATAACAAAACACTCTGGAACAGAGAAAAAGCCTGCGTGCCAGGAGACAACCTTTCTACATCCATGCGTAGTGTGGTGATAGATCCATCCGGGTACGGATGGGGAAATA
This genomic interval carries:
- the pyrF gene encoding orotidine-5'-phosphate decarboxylase, with the translated sequence MEKNTHMILALDITDREEALKIAEDVWEFVDAIKVGYPLILATGLGIIRELAEFTPVIADFKVADIPNTNRLICDQVFEAGADAVIAQGFTGRDSLDACVEIASEYRKDVFVVSEMSHPGGADFMQPVAEAIAKMALEAGAFGLVAPATRPERVKKIRKIIGDKLTIISPGVGAQGGRASDVIAAGADWVIVGRSIYKAKFPKEAARQIAEEIQDEIRGEY
- a CDS encoding ABC transporter permease — encoded protein: MNTGFLTIYWRDMLRFVRFRTLLFASLVQPALWLAFFGIAMSNNFERLTSTLPVDPSVRTVGYLTFIGAGVIAMTTLFTSLFGGTVLLFDKNWGLMRETLSSPIPRIHVIIGIGLSGMTKSFIQAAVIMGFGLLLGVRFFEGYTPIQIVYSLIGIMVFVGTFSLGFLFLSAAIAITMESPEGMQAVITLLTMPFFFTSNALYPVNSFPPVLRVLSIINPLTHLVSGIRYFAIGSDFSAIGIRYTYTPEEVFISYLALLAFAGIMFLIARWRFSKVTVT
- a CDS encoding ATP-binding cassette domain-containing protein, with amino-acid sequence MENNIIEVNDLEYFFGEVKAVDKISFTVKEGEIFSFLGPNGAGKSTVINVLTTLLPVQKGRAMVAGFDLKTEPEKVRESIGIVFQELTLDRDMTVREILEYHGRLYSMPKAARQERIEELIKLVELEGKRDTLTRHLSGGMKRRLEIARGLMTRPKVLFMDEPTIGLDPQTRIRIWEYVKDINREGTTIFLTTHYMDEADQLSDRISIIDHGKIIVTGKSWELKNALGEDLIYLETSDNMGATVSLRQLDSVRGIREKAKGIVLMVNTDGTYLLPEIMDRLRSGGIRIRAVNLKKPSMDDVFVHYTGRELRDSGAGKGSVVSLRVRAGGR
- a CDS encoding IS110 family transposase; protein product: MTYLNIGIDVAKNSHQACLVDEHGKQIGKYIRLENSRSSIESFREIVEAIAIKMNAIPRIGMEATGIYWYPIYNALSDWYEMNLYNPSQIRGFAQVNIRGTKTDKIDAKTIANMMRFGEAPKTSFEDKNRMEIKEYSRFHFKLKSELINLKRRFLRNVHVI
- a CDS encoding IS110 family transposase; translated protein: MEIWGRVKDKHYLQTIPGITELKAAMIWGEIGEVENFKHPDQLAAFSGFDPKVKKSGQKEVISGPNKRGSRVLRCLIGRAVVDSRRVNPVIGEYFDKKISEGKHYNTARCAAAKKLIRIIWSVEKNKRPFQIPE